The DNA sequence TGTCCGCCCTCAGGGTGGTCCTGGGCCTGGGGCTGCTGTGGTACGTGCTGGTGAAGACCGACGCCCGCCACGCCCTGATTCCTTTCCTTCAGGCATCGTGGGTGCTGCCGGCACTGCTGCTCGGCGTGCTTTTCGGAGCCGGGGTCGAAGCGGTGCGTCTGCGCGTGCTGTTTCGTGCCGCCGGGCTTCGGCTGAGCCTCTCCGGTGCGTACCGCGTGGTCATGATCGGCAGCTTCTTCAACTTCTGCATACCGGGCGGCACCGGTGGGGATGTGGTGAAGCTGTACTACATCGCCAGCGGGAATCGAAACAGGGGCATCGAAGTGGCCACCGTGCTCCTGATGGATCGCGTCCTGGCTCTGCTGGCGCTGCTCACCCTGGTGCTGGTCCTGGCGGGATTCAACGCCAACGTGGTGAGGACCGAACCGGTATTGCTGTCTCTCGTGGCGACAGCTGCGGGCGTGCTGTGTACGGTGCTGCTCGTGATGGGGGCTGTCGGCTCGCGTCGCGTGCGAGCGTCGCGCCTGTACGCGGCGGTTCTGAACCGGTTGCCGATGCGGGGTTACATGGAGCGGGCAGCCGACGCCGCGCACGCGTTTCGTGACCGGAAGCTCGTTCTGCTCGCGGCAGGTGGGGTTTCGCTGGTAGGGCACATCGGAGCGGCGATCATGCTGGCGGTGATCGGGAGTCTGGTGGTCCCGTCGGTGGCGTCCGGGCTGACCGCGCTGCTGTCTCTGATGGGGATGGTCGCGAACGCGTTACCGGTGACGCCCGGCGGCCTCGGTGTAGGCGAGGCGGCGTTCGACCAGCTGTTCCGGGTGGTCGGAGCGAGCGGTGCGGCGGCCATCCTGATTGGCTGGCGTATGGCACTGATTCCCTTCGCGGCGGCGGGCGCACTCATGTATATGGCCGGTGCGGGAAAGCGGCTGGCCGCGCCGGATGAATCGCGGCAGCCGGGCGTGGACGTTTTGACCGGCCCGGTCGACCTGCGAGACACGGACATCGCCGGGATGCGGCTGGAACGATGACTGGATCAGTGTCCATGGGACGGACGACGCATCCGGCAATGCACTCAGAAGCTCCGGCTCTTCTGTCCAGCCGGATCCTGGCGCTTGCGGTCTGGTTCGGACTGTTCACGGGCCTTCTGGAGGTGGCGCTGCTCGCGGTGAAGAAATTTCACCTGCACAGGGTGGTGCGCGTCAGCCCGCACGTGGTCTGGATGGCGCCACTCGCCGATATCGTGATCTTCTCCGTCATCGCTGTGCTGGTGATCGTCGTGGCGAAGTGGCGGCCGCGGCTGGCAGGATACGGCCCCGTCATCGGCGTATTCGCCTTCCTGTCCTTCTTCACGCTGACGCTGCACTACACACCGATCCACCTGGCCGCGAAGGCGCTGCTCGCCGTCGGTGTCGGCGTGCAGTCCGGACGGTGGGCGGCCGCACATCCCGGAGCGTTCGCGTCGCTCGTGAGTCGTACGCTGGGCTGGACCGGCTGGATGGGACGGCGGCGCGGAACGGTGCCCGGCAGTGCGGGCTGGGCGGCGAGCCGTCACATCATAGTCGGCGCAGTACTCGTTCTCGTCAGTCTTTTCGGCGTGGTGTCCGCGCGCGCATGGGCGATGGAACGGGCGCGCATTGCTGCATTGCCCGAGTCATTTCAGGGACGCAACATCCTGCTGATCGTCTGGGACACCGTGCGTGCGAGGAGCCTCGGCCTGTATGGCTATGAGCGGCGCACCACACCCCAACTCGAGGACTTCGCGCGCGATGCGGTCGTGTTCGAGCGCGCGTTCGCCACGGCGCCGTGGACGCTTCCCACTCACGCAAGCATGTTCACCGGCCGCTGGCATCATGAGATCTCGGCGGACTGGGATGACGGGCTGGACCGGGAGCACCCTACACTCGCGGAATTCCTGGGTAGTCGTGGCTACACGACAGCGGGCTTCGTGGCGAACACGTTCTACGGCTCGTTCGAACACGGCCTGAACCGCGGATTCGCACGCTATGAGGACTATCGCATCTCTCCAGGTCAGATTTTCGTCAGCTCGGCTCTCGGGAATACGCTCGGCTGCGGCATCCGCAACGTTGCCGGTTGCCGGTTGCGGGGACTGACAGGTTATCACGACCTGTTCGGACGCAAGACCGCCGCGCATGTGAACGGCTCATTTCTCGGGTGGCTGGACGAGCGCGACGAGTCACGGCCGTTCTTCGCATTCCTCAACTACTTCGATGCCCATGCGCCGTACCTGCCGCCCGAGCCGTACGCATCACAGTACGCGCCCGGTCCGCGCGGCAATCCCATGCAGCTGGACATCCCCGGGTGGACATGGACGCCTGAGGAAGTGCGGGCCGAGCAGGACGCCTACGAGGGTGCGATCGCCTATCTGGACGCACAGCTCGGCGTTCTGTTCGATGAGCTCGACGCACGTGGTCTTCTCGACGAGACGATCGTCGTGGTTACATCGGACCATGGCGAAGAATTCCTCGAGCATGGCGTGATGGCGCACAGCAACAGCCTCTACATGCCATCGCTTCACGTGCCGCTGGTTATCCGCGCGCCGGGGATGGCACGCCCGACCCGTATTGCCGAGCCTGCGAGCGTGCGCGACCTGCCAGCTACGCTGATGCAGCTGCTCGGCATCCGCGCGCATCCATTCCCCGGCCGGCCGCTGCTTGGACCGGCGCCGGAGGTTCGTACGCCGGAAGTACTGCACGCAGACCTGACGGGCCTGTCGTTCCGGCCGGCGACGTATCCGGTGAGCCGGGGCGACATGCGATCAGTCGTGATCGATCCCTACCATTACATCCGGGACGGTGACGGCCGCGAGGAGATATACGACATACGAAACGATCCACTGGAGACGCTGGAGCTGTCCGCGGATCCGGGAATGAACTCGGCCCGGGCGCTGCTGCGCGAGGCTGTGGATCGACGTGACAACGGGTTGAGCAGGGGAGGCGGACAGTGACGGTCATCGGCCAGGACAAGGAGTCGGAGCGGCGCTTCTACGATGAACTCTTCCGTAAGCGTCGGCGCTTCGATCAGTTCAATGACGACATTTATCGTCGCATCGCACGTGAGGCTCGTGCGGGCACGGATGGCTCACAGGTGCTCGATCTGGGGTGCGGTTCAGGCACGCAGGCTCTCTGTCTGATGGACGAAGGGTTTTCCGTTGTAGCGGCGGACCTTTCGATCGAGGCGGTCCGGGTAGCGGAGGCGGGAGCGAGACAGGCAGATCGAACATTGCCCGTGATCAATGCCGACGCGGAGCGCCTGCCCCTGGCAGACGCGTCACTCGACGCGTGTGTCTGCGGACTGCTGCTCCACCACTTCACGAACCTGGAAGCGGTAGCGGCCGAGCTGAGGCGTGTCGTCAAGCCGGGGGGTGTGGTCGTTGCGATCGATGCCAACGCCCACAATCCGCCCACGTGGATGTTCCTGAATGTCGTCCATCGGCTTCGTCCGCTCGCTCGGCTCACACCGAACCAGCGCGCGTTGCGCAGCAGTGAGATCCGGCAGACCTTCGGTCGTGCCGGGTTCGGCGAGTTCCGCTTCTCATCGGTGACGAGCGAGCTCAGGCGGGACTGGCTGGGTGACTCTCTCGGTGCCCGGCTGAACTACTACAGCCGGGCCGCTCTGCTCGGCGTCTCCAACGCGGTTCTGCCCCAGATCGGCCGGGGCAACATGCTGCTGTCGGTATTCCGCCGTGCGCCCTAGCCTCGGCCTGCGTGACGCATCACCGGTGCTCTCGGCGAGCGCTTCCCGCCCCGGTCATCCGGGGCTCGGGATTCCGCAGTCGGTCGGTGGCGCTCGCAGCGACGACGTGGTGACGCGCTATGAGCAGGCGTTCGCGGTCGAGGTGGGCGCAACGCACGCCGTGGCGTTTGCGTACGCACGGAACGCACTGACGGCCATCCTGCACGCGCTCGGTCTGGTGCCCGGTGATGGCGTCGTACTGTCACCACTCACGTGCAAGGTGGTGCCGCTGGCTCTGCTCGGAGCCGGCTTTCGGCCGGTCTATGCCGACATACGGAAAGGCGGGCTGAATCTCGACGCGGCGTCCGCACGAGCGGCGGGTGCCGAGCCGCGAGCCATCCTGTTCCAGCATACCTATGGCCTGACGGATGGTGCGGCGGCCGTAGCGCAGGTCGCGCAACAGCACGGCCTGCCGCTCATCGAGGATTGCGCCCAGTGCATGCCCGAAGCCGGGGCAGGGAAAGCCGGCACGTTTGGCGCAGCGTCGATCTACAGCAACAACCCCGGCAAGCCGCTGCCCTCGGGGAGCGGCGGTCTCGCCGTCCTGCGAGACCCGTCACTGGCCGCGCGGGTGCGTGCACGGCGTGACGACCTGCCGGTGCGCGGCGCGGCGGCATCACTCGCTCTCCGCCTCGAGAACACGATCCGAAACCGGCTGCCGCACGCGCTCTACTGGCCAGCATACGAGCTCCACGGCCGGCTGCGGGGACGCGAGACGCGCGATACGCTCACCCGCGAGATCGCGCGCGAGGTGCTTGCCACGTCTGTTCGTATAACGCCTGCGGATGCAGCCCGCGGCGAGCGGTGGCTCGGCCGGATCGGTTCGCTGCGCGCTCACCGCGCCGCATGCTGTGCGGCCTATGAGTCGGCACTGAGCGCCGCACCCGGTATCGATCATGTCGGCAGGGGAGCAGGTACGGCGCTCTATTACTATCCCGTACTGGTCGACAACAAGGACGAGCTGCTGCAGCGTGCACGCCGCCGCGGGGTGCAGCTGGTCGCGTGGCCCATTCGGACCCCGATCTACCCGGTGGAAGACGAGTCAATGCTGCCTCGCTATGGCTACCAGCCCGGCACCTGCCCGATCGCCGAGGAGACGGCGCGGCGCCTGATCGGTCTTCCCACGGACCTCGCGACGGACCGCCGTGCAATCGAACGGGTGGTTGCCACCCTGTGCGAGCAATGACCGCTGTGGCGGGTACGACGCACGTCGAGCGGCTCGGAGCTTCGGCTGTCCCTGCGTTGCGGGACTTTCTGGGCCAGCGCGCGGATGCGCACGTGTTCCATTCGCCTGAGTGGCTCGACGTCATCCGCGACGCGTACGGCCACCGCTGCGATTACTGGGTTGCCCGGTCGGGGAACACCATTGTCGGTGCATTCCCGGTGCTCGTCGTGAACGTACCCCTGCTGGGCACCAAGATGATCGCACTCGCCTATCAGATGGACACGGGACTGCCGCTCGCGGATACACCCGAAACTGCTGCCGCGCTCATGGACAGTGCAGCAGCCGAGGCGCGGCGCACGGGTGTGAAATATCTCGAGGTGCGCAGCCTCATCGCAGCGCCCGAGCTGGAAGAGCATGGGTTCTCAGCCGTCGATTCAGGTCTCGTCACCACGATAATTGCCCTCGACCGTCTGGAGCGCGGCAGCGTGCGCCGCAATCACCGGCGGGGCATCCGGTCCGCCGAGGAGCAGGGTGTGACGATCACGGAATCCCGCACGCGCGAGGACCTGCGTCGATTCGTACAGTTGTACGTCGAGGAAGGACGCGCACTCGGCGCGCCGCAGGCTGGCCGCCGTTTCTTCGACGCGCTGCACCGCCACGCCTCTGATCTCTACCGTCTGTATCTGGCGCGCGTGCAGGGAGTGGTGGTGGGGGGGTTGGTGACAGTAGGCGACGGGCGCGTGACCTACGCGCGACATGCCGCATACAGCTCACCGGCGGCACTCGCACATCATGCCGGCACAGCCCTCTACTGGCGCGCCATCAGCGATGCAGCTTCGGCGGGCGTAACGCACTTCAACTGCGGAATCTCATGGGAGGGTGACACTGGGCTGATCCACTGGAAGGAAGGCTGGTCCGGTGAGACCGTTCCCGTGCGGCTCTATGCACTGGGTGTCCGCGGCACACTGCATCCTCCCGGTGACTACCTGGGCGGGTATGGCCGAATGAAGGCCGTGTGGCGCCGGCTGCCGCTGCCGGCGGCGGAGCTCGGCGGACATCTGGTGACCCGTTGGATCTGTTGATGGATGCGCGCGCCTCGGGCGGGCAGCTCTCGCAGAAGGCAGCGGGGACCGCCGCCGTGCACCTCGACCTGGATGGTGCCCGTCACATTTTCCGCCTGCACGGCTGGCGCTATGGAGACGAGCATGATCCGATTTTCGAGTCAGGTCTGCGGCACGCACTCGACACTTTTGACGACGCCGGTGTGACTGCGACCCTGTTCGTGATTGCGGAGGACCTCGAGGACAGGTCGAAGCGGGCGCTGATCGAGGAGGCTCGGCAGCGGGGCCATGAGATCGCCTCGCATTCGTTGACTCACTGCCGGCTCGCGAATCTCACCCGGCTCGAAAAGCAGCACGAGATCGCTGGCAGCCGATCCAGGATAATGCAGGCGCTGGGAGTGGCTGTGGACGGGTTCCGCGCGCCCGACTTCTCACTCGACCCTGAGTGCCTGGAATTGATCGCCGACGCCGGCTATGCGTACGACTCATCCAGGATCGCGGCATCCCGGCGCGGGGCGGCGAAAGGGATGGAACCGGCACGGGCCGGAGCGCATCGACCGCTCAGCGGGCGTGACCTCATCGAGCTGCCCCTGCCACCGCACGCGCCCCTGCCCGTACCGTTCCATCCGTCCTACAGCCTCGTGCTCGGGGAGTGGTATTTCGCAGCGGGGCAGCGCATGGCACCCACGGATACGGGACCGTTCGTCCTGCTATTCCATCTGATCGACTTCACCGACCCGCTTCCGAAAGCACTGCTGTCGGGGTGGAAGCAGCGGCTGTATACGCTTTCGTACCTTTCGGGCGCCAGGAAGCGGGCGGCATGCCGACGCATGCTTGAACGCATCAGTGGCGCATTCACGATTTCGTCGACGAACAGCATTGTGCAGTCGCTCAGAATACAATCCGAAAACCAGCAGCCCGTGAGATGACCCAATGAAAGCCGTAATTCAGGACCTTGATGGTGGCGGGCTGATCGTCGGTGACGTGCCTCCGCCGGCGTTGCAGCCGGGCGGGATACTTGTTGCCGTGCGTCGTTCGCTGATCAGCATCGGCACCGAGCGCGCCGTGATCGGACTGGCACGCAAGGGACCGATCGGGAAGGCGCGCGATCGGCCGGACCTCGCCCGGAAGGTCATG is a window from the Longimicrobiales bacterium genome containing:
- a CDS encoding lysylphosphatidylglycerol synthase transmembrane domain-containing protein, whose amino-acid sequence is SALRVVLGLGLLWYVLVKTDARHALIPFLQASWVLPALLLGVLFGAGVEAVRLRVLFRAAGLRLSLSGAYRVVMIGSFFNFCIPGGTGGDVVKLYYIASGNRNRGIEVATVLLMDRVLALLALLTLVLVLAGFNANVVRTEPVLLSLVATAAGVLCTVLLVMGAVGSRRVRASRLYAAVLNRLPMRGYMERAADAAHAFRDRKLVLLAAGGVSLVGHIGAAIMLAVIGSLVVPSVASGLTALLSLMGMVANALPVTPGGLGVGEAAFDQLFRVVGASGAAAILIGWRMALIPFAAAGALMYMAGAGKRLAAPDESRQPGVDVLTGPVDLRDTDIAGMRLER
- a CDS encoding sulfatase yields the protein MHSEAPALLSSRILALAVWFGLFTGLLEVALLAVKKFHLHRVVRVSPHVVWMAPLADIVIFSVIAVLVIVVAKWRPRLAGYGPVIGVFAFLSFFTLTLHYTPIHLAAKALLAVGVGVQSGRWAAAHPGAFASLVSRTLGWTGWMGRRRGTVPGSAGWAASRHIIVGAVLVLVSLFGVVSARAWAMERARIAALPESFQGRNILLIVWDTVRARSLGLYGYERRTTPQLEDFARDAVVFERAFATAPWTLPTHASMFTGRWHHEISADWDDGLDREHPTLAEFLGSRGYTTAGFVANTFYGSFEHGLNRGFARYEDYRISPGQIFVSSALGNTLGCGIRNVAGCRLRGLTGYHDLFGRKTAAHVNGSFLGWLDERDESRPFFAFLNYFDAHAPYLPPEPYASQYAPGPRGNPMQLDIPGWTWTPEEVRAEQDAYEGAIAYLDAQLGVLFDELDARGLLDETIVVVTSDHGEEFLEHGVMAHSNSLYMPSLHVPLVIRAPGMARPTRIAEPASVRDLPATLMQLLGIRAHPFPGRPLLGPAPEVRTPEVLHADLTGLSFRPATYPVSRGDMRSVVIDPYHYIRDGDGREEIYDIRNDPLETLELSADPGMNSARALLREAVDRRDNGLSRGGGQ
- a CDS encoding methyltransferase domain-containing protein, which codes for MTVIGQDKESERRFYDELFRKRRRFDQFNDDIYRRIAREARAGTDGSQVLDLGCGSGTQALCLMDEGFSVVAADLSIEAVRVAEAGARQADRTLPVINADAERLPLADASLDACVCGLLLHHFTNLEAVAAELRRVVKPGGVVVAIDANAHNPPTWMFLNVVHRLRPLARLTPNQRALRSSEIRQTFGRAGFGEFRFSSVTSELRRDWLGDSLGARLNYYSRAALLGVSNAVLPQIGRGNMLLSVFRRAP
- a CDS encoding DegT/DnrJ/EryC1/StrS family aminotransferase codes for the protein MRPSLGLRDASPVLSASASRPGHPGLGIPQSVGGARSDDVVTRYEQAFAVEVGATHAVAFAYARNALTAILHALGLVPGDGVVLSPLTCKVVPLALLGAGFRPVYADIRKGGLNLDAASARAAGAEPRAILFQHTYGLTDGAAAVAQVAQQHGLPLIEDCAQCMPEAGAGKAGTFGAASIYSNNPGKPLPSGSGGLAVLRDPSLAARVRARRDDLPVRGAAASLALRLENTIRNRLPHALYWPAYELHGRLRGRETRDTLTREIAREVLATSVRITPADAARGERWLGRIGSLRAHRAACCAAYESALSAAPGIDHVGRGAGTALYYYPVLVDNKDELLQRARRRGVQLVAWPIRTPIYPVEDESMLPRYGYQPGTCPIAEETARRLIGLPTDLATDRRAIERVVATLCEQ
- a CDS encoding GNAT family N-acetyltransferase, which encodes MTAVAGTTHVERLGASAVPALRDFLGQRADAHVFHSPEWLDVIRDAYGHRCDYWVARSGNTIVGAFPVLVVNVPLLGTKMIALAYQMDTGLPLADTPETAAALMDSAAAEARRTGVKYLEVRSLIAAPELEEHGFSAVDSGLVTTIIALDRLERGSVRRNHRRGIRSAEEQGVTITESRTREDLRRFVQLYVEEGRALGAPQAGRRFFDALHRHASDLYRLYLARVQGVVVGGLVTVGDGRVTYARHAAYSSPAALAHHAGTALYWRAISDAASAGVTHFNCGISWEGDTGLIHWKEGWSGETVPVRLYALGVRGTLHPPGDYLGGYGRMKAVWRRLPLPAAELGGHLVTRWIC
- a CDS encoding polysaccharide deacetylase family protein, with product MDARASGGQLSQKAAGTAAVHLDLDGARHIFRLHGWRYGDEHDPIFESGLRHALDTFDDAGVTATLFVIAEDLEDRSKRALIEEARQRGHEIASHSLTHCRLANLTRLEKQHEIAGSRSRIMQALGVAVDGFRAPDFSLDPECLELIADAGYAYDSSRIAASRRGAAKGMEPARAGAHRPLSGRDLIELPLPPHAPLPVPFHPSYSLVLGEWYFAAGQRMAPTDTGPFVLLFHLIDFTDPLPKALLSGWKQRLYTLSYLSGARKRAACRRMLERISGAFTISSTNSIVQSLRIQSENQQPVR